A section of the Humulus lupulus chromosome 2, drHumLupu1.1, whole genome shotgun sequence genome encodes:
- the LOC133814075 gene encoding glycine-rich cell wall structural protein 1-like, producing MGTSKWVSLSLLVLFIALHLSSYTLADDKLDKARFRDDCQWGRRGPCGPRGPRFGGGRGGGLGGGGGFGGGRGGGGGLGGGGGLGGGGGGGIGGGSGHGGGVGGGAGGGLGGGGGGGAGGGLGGGGGAGGGGGGGVGGGSGHGGGFGAGGGVGGGAGGGLGGGGGGGAGGGGGGGVGGGSGHGGGFGAGGGVGGGAGGGVGGGGGFGGGGGGGVGGGSGHGGGFGAGGGVGAGAGGGVGGGGGGGGGGGGGGGAGGGSGHGGGFGAGGGVGGGAGGGIGGGGGGGAGGGGGIGGGSGHGGGFGGGGGRGGGHGGGIGIGIGIGIGVGAGSGQGSGSGSGSGGGGGH from the coding sequence ATGGGGACTTCGAAATGGGTATCGTTGAGCCTTCTAGTGCTCTTCATTGCTCTCCATTTAAGTTCATATACTCTTGCGGATGACAAGCTCGACAAAGCTAGATTCCGAGATGATTGTCAATGGGGCCGACGAGGACCGTGTGGTCCTCGTGGTCCTCGTTTCGGTGGTGGAAGAGGAGGAGGACTTGGTGGTGGGGGAGGATTTGGAGGTGGCCGTGGAGGCGGAGGAGGActtggaggtggtggaggtcttggcggtggaggtggtggaggtatTGGAGGTGGTTCGGGCCATGGTGGAGGTGTAGGGGGTGGTGCCGGAGGGGGTCTtggtggaggtggaggtggaggtgCCGGAGGGGGTCTTGGTGGAGGTGGAGGTGCTGGAGGTGGAGGAGGCGGTGGTGTCGGAGGTGGTTCGGGCCATGGTGGAGGATTTGGAGCTGGAGGCGGTGTAGGGGGTGGTGCTGGAGGTGGTCTTggtgggggtggtggtggtggtgccgGAGGTGGAGGCGGTGGTGGTGTTGGAGGTGGTTCGGGACACGGTGGAGGATTTGGAGCTGGAGGAGGTGTAGGCGGTGGTGCTGGAGGTGGTGTTGGGGGAGGTGGTGGCTTtggtggtggaggaggaggaggagttggTGGTGGTTCAGGCCATGGAGGAGGTtttggagctggaggaggagtaggtGCTGGTGCCGGAGGAGGTGTTGGTGGTGGAggcggaggaggtggtggaggtggagGTGGGGGTGGAGCCGGGGGTGGTTCTGGTCATGGTGGAGGATTTGGAGCCGGTGGTGGTGTAGGAGGTGGAGCCGGAGGAGGTATTggaggaggtggtggtggtggtgccgGTGGTGGCGGAGGAATTGGAGGAGGATCAGGCCACGGTGGTGGTTTTGGTGGTGGAGGAGGAAGAGGGGGTGGCCATGGAGGAGGAATTGGAATTGGGATTGGGATTGGAATTGGAGTTG
- the LOC133814076 gene encoding uncharacterized protein LOC133814076, whose product MPRYVKFLKDILAKKRKLEEYETVALTEECSAILQKKLPPKLKDPGSFNIPCSIGGSVETKALCDLGASVNLMPRSIFQRLKLGEARPTTVSLQMADHSIKHPRGVIEDVLVKVGKFIFPADFIILDMEEDAKIPIILGRLFLATGRALIDVQKGELRLRVQNEEISLMSLQQLKFLPVVGLMW is encoded by the coding sequence ATGCCAAGGTATGTTAAATTCTTGAAGGATATTTTGGCCAAGAAAAGGAAGTTGGAGGAAtatgagacagtggcacttactgaggagtgcagtgcaATCTTGCAGAAGAAACTACCTCCTAAGCTTAAAGATCCGGGTAGTTTCAATATTCCATGTTCTATAGGGGGCTCAGTCGAAACAaaagctttatgtgatttaggggcaagtgtgaatctaatgcctcGATCTATTTTTCAAAGGCTAAAATTGGGAGAAGCTCGCCCTACAACGGTTTCCTTACAAATGGCGGATCACTCCATTAAGCATCCTCGTGGAGTGATAGAGGATGTCTTGGTGAAGGTGGGTAAATTTATTTTCCCCGCTGATTTCATAATTCTTGACATGGAGGAAGATGCAAAAATTCCCATTATTTTGGGAAGACTATTCTTAGCCACAGGACGAGCTTTAATCGATGTACAAAAGGGGGAGTTAAGGTTGCGAGTCCAAAATGAGGAAATAAGTTTAATGTCTTTGCAGCAACTGAAATTCCTACCTGTTGTAGGGTTGATGTGGTGA